Proteins from one Tachyglossus aculeatus isolate mTacAcu1 chromosome 23, mTacAcu1.pri, whole genome shotgun sequence genomic window:
- the CD180 gene encoding CD180 antigen has product MALWAAGLALVGLVLAGPILASGERPCAEVPEASGAYTCEARGLRAVPDSLPASATTLDFSFNILPTLKRHMFGRLTSLEHLDLSRCQVNWVHEDAFEPNVRLGSLVLTGNPLIFLAERAFAGPRLLTRLGLAQTGITDLSFVPLAHLQGLETLLLGGNAISSLRLPPAFPSRSLRTLDLGANAVRHVAAGDLSGLAAATNLSLLLQANPLASAEPGAFNVTAFASLNLGGVGDLGPLLAGLRGSAARALWLGVFEDAPVGLPPPLTPAALQGLCDVAVDALSLQGRRLPEPLPAIASSCLARLKGLDLSHTHLRALPAGLGPLPALRELALGRNAFRHLADPGWAGFPALAGLALRGNEVPLELGPGCLAPLSGLERLDLSRSQIAAPACCHPQLQGLGSLRRLALGHNRRLELVDRAFRDCPRLERLDLAGTPLGLAAAAPPGPFHGLTLLQDLNLSRCGLDAAHPDLLAGLSDLRRLDLSGNPFPADGGALAGLLGSTTALEELALAACGLEAIPGPALAALKALRRLDLSGNRLTGADGLRALRGLSLDLAANRLRLVPPGLLSALAAQSDVRLARNPLDCSCANARFLAWFREKPGKTRDRGATTCGGPPALAGVLVADVIPACGLSEGGVALLVLLVLAGATAGALGARRLAISRYQNL; this is encoded by the exons ATGGCTCTCTGGGCGGCTGGGCTGGCCCTCGTCGGGCTGGTCCTGGCCGGGCCCATCTTGGCCAGCGGGGAAAGGCCGTGCGCTGAG GTACCAGAGGCCAGCGGGGCTTATACGTGTGAGGCCCGGGGCCTGCGGGCCGTCCCGGACAGCCTGCCGGCCTCCGCCACAACTCTCGACTTCAGCTTCAACATCCTGCCCACCCTCAAGAGGCACATGTTCGGCCGGCTGACCAGCCTCGAGCACCTGGACCTTAGCAG GTGCCAGGTGAACTGGGTCCACGAGGACGCCTTCGAACCCAACGTCCGGCTGGGCTCCCTGGTGCTGACGGGCAACCCGCTGATCTTCCTGGCCGAGCGGGCGTTCGCCGGCCCGCGGCTCCTGACCCGGCTGGGCCTGGCCCAGACGGGCATCACGGACCTGTCCTTCGTCCCCCTGGCCCACCTGCAGGGCCTGGAGACCCTCCTGCTCGGAGGCAACGCCATCTCCTCCCTGCGCCTCCCGCCGGCCTTCCCGTCCCGCTCCCTCCGCACGCTGGACCTGGGGGCCAACGCCGTCCGCCACGTGGCCGCCGGGGACCTGTCCGGGCTGGCCGCGGCCACCAACCTCAGCCTCCTCTTGCAGGCGAACCCCCTGGCGTCCGCCGAGCCCGGCGCCTTCAACGTCACCGCCTTTGCCAGCCTGAACCTGGGAGGTGTCGGAGACCTGGGGCCGCTGCTGGCGGGGCTGCGAGGGTCCGCTGCCCGCGCCCTCTGGCTGGGCGTCTTTGAGGACGCCCCGGTGGGGCTGCCCCCGCCGCTGACCCCCGCGGCGCTCCAGGGCCTGTGCGACGTCGCGGTGGACGCCCTCAGCCTCCAGGGCCGGCGCCTGCCCGAGCCCCTTCCCGCCATCGCCTCTTCCTGCCTCGCCCGGCTCAAAGGCCTGGACCTGAGCCACACGCACCTTCGGGCCCTGCCGGCCGGCCTGGGACCCCTGCCCGCCCTCCGGGAGCTGGCGCTGGGCCGCAACGCCTTCCGCCACCTAGCCGACCCCGGCTGGGCCGGCTTCCCCGCCCTGGCCGGGCTGGCCCTGCGCGGCAACGAGGTGCCGCTGGAGCTGGGCCCGGGTTGCCTGGCCCCGCTGAGCGGCCTCGAACGACTGGACCTGAGCCGCAGCCAGATCGCCGCGCCCGCCTGCTGCCACCCGCAGCTGCAGGGCCTGGGCAGCCTGCGCCGGCTCGCCCTGGGCCACAACCGGCGGCTGGAGCTCGTGGACAGAGCCTTCCGGGACTGCCCTCGGCTGGAGCGGCTGGACTTGGCGGGGACTCCGCTGGGcctggccgccgccgccccgccggGCCCGTTCCACGGCCTAACCTTGCTGCAGGACCTCAACCTCTCCCGCTGCGGCCTGGACGCCGCCCACCCTGACCTGCTGGCCGGCCTGTCCGACCTCCGCCGCCTGGACCTGAGCGGGAACCCGTTCCCGGCGGACGGTGGGGCTCTGGCCGGCCTGCTGGGCTCCACCACCGCCCTGGAGGAGCTGGCCCTGGCGGCCTGCGGCCTGGAGGCAATCCCTGGTCCCGCCTTAGCCGCCCTCAAGGCCCTTCGCCGCCTGGACCTGAGCGGGAATCGGCTGACCGGCGCCGACGGACTGCGGGCCCTGCGGGGCCTGAGCCTGGATCTGGCGGCCAACCGGCTGCGCCTGGTGCCGCCCGGCCTGCTGTCCGCCCTGGCCGCCCAGAGCGACGTCCGCCTGGCCCGCAACCCCCTCGACTGCTCCTGCGCCAACGCCCGCTTCCTGGCCTGGTTCCGGGAGAAGCCGGGGAAGACCCGGGACCGCGGGGCGACGACGTGCggcggccccccggccctggcGGGCGTCCTGGTGGCGGATGTCATCCCGGCCTGCGGGCTGTCCGAGGGCGGCGTCGCCCTCCTCGTGCTATTGGTACTAGCCGGGGCCACGGCCGGAGCCCTGGGCGCACGCCGTCTCGCCATCAGCCGGTACCAGAACCTCTGA